The stretch of DNA CAGGGCGGCCTGGTGCACCGAGACGCGCCGGCCGACGCGCAGGGTGGTGACCTCGACCGACGCCGGTCCGGGGGTCGGCGGCTTGAAGTAGCTGACCGAGACGGTGAGCAGGTCCGGGTGGTCCGGTGCGCTCGTGCGGGCCTCGTCGAGCACCGCTCGGGCGAGGATCGCGAGCACGTAGCCGCCGTTGGCCGTCCCGTTGGGCGTGTTCCAGTCCGCGGTGAGGGTCAGGTGGCGGTGCCCGTCGTCGCCCGCGGTGGAGGCGACGGCGCGGTCGAGCTCGTACGACGTCATGCGCCGACGGTAGCGGCCCCAGCAGAGGACACAGCGGGGGTGCCGGGCTGTGGGCGGCAGACGACACAGGTGCGGCGGGGATGCCGACGGCGGTCAGCGGTAACCTCGGTCCATGACCTCCCCGCTCGCCAGCGAGGCCGCACCGTTCGGCCGCGTCCTGACCGCCATGGTCACGCCGTTCACCCCTGAGGGGGACCTCGACCTCGACGCGGCGCAGAGGCTCGCGACGCACCTGGTCGACCACGGCAACGACGGCATCGTGGTGAGTGGCACGACCGGTGAGTCGCCGACGACGACGGGGGAGGAGGACGCGCGTCTGCTGGCGGCGGTCCTCGAGGCGGTCGGCGACCGCGCCACGATCGTGGCGGGGGTCGGCACGAACGACACGCGGCACAGCGTCGAGCTCGCCCAGAGTGCTGCGAAGACCGGCGCGCACGGCCTGCTCGTCGTCACGCCCTACTACAGCAAGCCGCCCCAGGCTGGCATCGTCAGGCACGTGCACGAGGTCGCCGCTGCGGGCGGCGACGTGCCCGTCATGTTCTACGACCACCCCGGACGTTCGGGCACGACCATCGCCGAGTCCACCTATGTGGAGCTGCGCCGCAACCCCCTGGTGGTCGCGGTCAAGGACGCGGTCGGTGACCTCGAGCGCGGTGCCTACCTCATGCGCGAGACCGGTATCCGCCTGTACTCCGGTGACGACGCTCTGACCCTGGGCTGGATGGCCTACGGGGCCAGTGGTGTCGTCAGCACGTGCGGCAACATCACGGCGCAGCCATGGGCCGACATGTTCGCTGCGCTCGACGCGGGTGACCTCGGCGAGGCCCGCCGGATCAACGACCGCATGATCCCGCTCGTCCGCGCGATCATGACCCTGACGCAAGGCGTCATCGCCGCGAAGGCCGCTCTGCAGCTGCTCGGCGTCCTCGACAACCGCACGACCCGTGCACCACTGGTCGACGCCACCGAGGACGAGGTCGCGCTGGTGCGCGACGCCCTCCATGGTGTCGGCCTCCTCGACTGAACGGACACTCCTTGAGCCACATGCACACGGAGCTGGGGACGCCCCCGGCACTCGGCACGAACACCCTGCGCGTCATCCCCCTGGGGGGCCTCGGAGAGATCGGTCGCAACATGACCGTCTTCGAGTTCGGCGGCAAGCTCTTGATCGTCGACTGCGGGGTGCTGTTCCCCGAGGAGCACCACCCGGGCGTCGACCTGATCCTCCCCGACTTCGGTCCCATCCGTGACCGGCTCGACGACGTCGTGGCCGTCGTGCTGACGCACGGGCACGAGGACCACATCGGCGGCGTGCCGTACCTGCTGCGCGAGCGTGGCAACATCCCGGTGGTCGGCTCGAAGCTGACCCTCGCCCTCGTCGAGCCGAAGCTGCGCGAGCACCGCCTGCGCGACGTCCCGCAGCACGTCGTGGCAGAGAACGACGTCCTGCACCTCGGCCCGTTCGAGCTGGAGTTCGTCGCGGTCAACCACTCCATCCCCGACGCGCTCGCCGTCGCGGTCAAGACGCCCGCCGGCGTCGCGCTGCACACGGGCGACTTCAAGATGGACCAGCTGCCGCTCGACGGCCGCATCACCGACCTGCGGGCCTTCGCCCGCCTCGGCGAGGCGGGGGTCGACCTCTTCCTCACCGACTCCACGAACGCCGACGTGCCCGGGTTCACGGTCGCGGAGCGCAACATCACCCCGGCGATCGACGCCGTGTTCGCGTCGAGCAGCCAGCGGATCATCGTCGCCTCGTTCGCCTCGCACGTGCACCGCGTGCAGCAGGTGCTCGACGCCGCGGCGAAGCACGGCCGCAAGGTCGCGTACGTGGGTCGCTCGATGGTGCGCAACATGCAGATCGCGCGCGACCTCGGCTACCTGCACGTGCCCGATGGCGTCGTCGTCGACAAGATCGACGCCGCACCGCCGGAGAAGATGGTGCTCATGTCCACCGGCTCGCAGGGCGAGCCGATGGCGGCGCTGTCGCGGATCGCGAACCGCAGCCACCAGCAGGTGAGCCTGGAGCCGGGCGACACCGTGCTGCTGGCGTCGTCGCTGATCCCCGGCAACGAGAACGCGGTCTACCGCGTGATCGACGGCCTGACGAAGCTGGGGGCCCGCGTGGTGCACAAGGGCAACGCCCTCGTGCACGTGTCCGGTCACGCGTCGGCCGGCGAGCTCCTCTACTGCTACAACATCGTCAAGCCGTCGAACGTGCTGCCGGTGCACGGCGAGATCCGTCACCTGCACGCCAACGGCGCCCTGGCCACCCAGACCGGCGTGCCGAACGTCCTCCTCGCCGAGGACGGCTACGTGATCGACCTCGTCGACGGGCACGCCTCGATCGTCGGCGCCGTCGAGTGCGGCTACGTGTACGTCGACGGCTCCTCGGTCGGCGAGATCACCGACAGCGAGCTGAAGGACCGCCGGATCCTGCGCGACGAGGGCTTCATCTCCGTCGTCGTCGTGGTCGACTCGACCAACGGCAAGATCGTCAGCGGCCCGGAGATCCAGGCACGTGGACTCGCCGAGGATCCGTCGGTCTTCGACGAGGTCACGCCGCGCATCGTCGACGCCATCGAGCAGTCGCTGCGTGACGGCACTCACGACACCAAGCAGCTTCAGCAGGTCGTCCGGCGCGTGCTCGGCTCCTTCGCGGGCCGCAAGCTGCGGCGTCGTCCGATGATCATCCCCATCGTCCTGGAGGCGTGACGAAGGTCCCGCGGACTGTTACGCGCCCGAAACGCGCGGGCGCAGGGCGCGAAACACAGGCTGCCTAACGTCGTGGTCAAGAGTTCGGCGCGGGGCCGAACCGTGGTGGGACACCGGTTGCGGCCGGCGGCGACGTTACGCACGTCGCTGCCGGCCGTGCACCGGTTCCGGCAGCGAGGGGGAGTCGCCCGTGGTGATCCGACGTTCCGACGAGGCGCTCCTGGCCTGTTCCTCCGGCCACGCGGGAGTCGCCGAGCGCGCGGCCCTGCAGGCGCTCATCAGCGCCGTGCGTCGCGACGCCCCGTCGGTGGACGTGCGCGACACGCCCGTGGAGATCATGAGCCACGACGAGACCTACCCGCCCGTGCGCGTCGCGGTGCCGCTGACCCTCGTGCCGCACAGCGAGGTGGCCACGGCGCTCGAGGTGGCCCGTGGCCACGACCCCGACCTGGTGGTCGCCCCGGCCCTCGGCCCGGACTGGACCCTGGCCGAGCTGGCCGTGCAGCGACTCATCGAGGCGGGCGCCCGCAAGGACGACACGATCGTGCTGGGCGTCTCCGGCTCGGAGAACGACGGGGCGATCAGCGGCTACTCGCGCATGGCGCGGCTCGTGAGCGCGGTCTGGGGCGGTCCGGTGCACGTCGGCTCGATCGGCGGCAAGGACACACCGCTCTCGGACGCCGTCGACATCGCCCGCGCCTACGGCCGCCGGGTCGTGGTGGCCTCCTACGTGCTCACGCCCGGGCGCGACGCCGACCAGCTGCGCCAGAGCGGCGCCGACCTGGTGACGGCTCCCGTGCTCGACGGCGGCATCCCGGACCGTCGGGTCGTCGACCTCGTCCTCACGCGGTTCCACCAGGCCCTCGGCCTGGGCGTCCCGGCGCTCTGAGTCCCGCACCGCGCAACAGGGGCATCCACCCGCGCCCACGGCGTGGGAACCGCCCGAGTCTCGACCTGTGGTTTAGGCTCACGCCATGGCGACCCGCACGTCCTCCCCGCCGCGCAAGCGGCCGTCCGGCAGCCAGGCCCGCAAGAAGCCTGCCTCCAGCACCGCGAAGCGCAAGCCCGCGGCACGCAAGCCTGCCCCGCGCACGGGCCCCGGTCCGGTCGCGGTCGTCGTCGGGGGCGTCGCGCGCGCCCTGACGGCGATCTGGCTCGGCATCGCCGGCGCGGTCGGTGCGGTGGCCCGCAGCATCGGGCACTCCGCAGCCGAGCTCGAGCCCGAGCAGCGCCGCGACGGCGTCGGGTTCGGCATCGTCGCCCTGGCGATCGTCGTGGCCGCGTCGGTCTGGTGGCAGGTGCCCGGCGCCGTCGCCGACGGCGTCCGTGCCGCGACCACCGGCTCGGTCGGCCTGCTCGCCTGGGCCGTGCCCATCGTGCTCGCCGTCATCGCCTGGCGCACGCTGCGCCACCCCGACCGCAACGGTCCCGTCGGACGCCAGGTCATCGGCTGGTCCGCCATGAGCGGCGGCGTGCTCGGCCTGGTGCACCTGGCGCACGGCGTGCCCCGTCCCGACGACATGCCTGCCGTCCGTGACGCCGGGGGAGCGGTCGGCTTCCTCTTCTCCGCCATCCCCGTCGACCTCCTGCGCTCGCCGTTCGCGGTCGCGCCGATCCTCGTGCTCCTGGTCGTCTTCGGGCTGCTCGTCGTGACGGCCACCCCGCTGCACGCGGTGCCGACCCGGCTCCGCGAGACCCGCGACAAGGCCCTCGGCCGCTCGGCCGAGCCCGAGGAGCAGCTCGACACCCCTCGCAAGCGCCACCCGCGCACGGTGCCGGACGAGCCCTACGAGAACCCGCTCGTCGACGGACCCGACGAGGACCGCCAGGTCTCGGCGCGTCAGCGACGCAAGGCCGAGAAGGCCGCGGAGGCCGAAGCAGCCGCAGCCGCAGCCGCGTCGGCGCCCGAGCCGC from Aeromicrobium erythreum encodes:
- the dapA gene encoding 4-hydroxy-tetrahydrodipicolinate synthase encodes the protein MTSPLASEAAPFGRVLTAMVTPFTPEGDLDLDAAQRLATHLVDHGNDGIVVSGTTGESPTTTGEEDARLLAAVLEAVGDRATIVAGVGTNDTRHSVELAQSAAKTGAHGLLVVTPYYSKPPQAGIVRHVHEVAAAGGDVPVMFYDHPGRSGTTIAESTYVELRRNPLVVAVKDAVGDLERGAYLMRETGIRLYSGDDALTLGWMAYGASGVVSTCGNITAQPWADMFAALDAGDLGEARRINDRMIPLVRAIMTLTQGVIAAKAALQLLGVLDNRTTRAPLVDATEDEVALVRDALHGVGLLD
- a CDS encoding ribonuclease J; this translates as MSHMHTELGTPPALGTNTLRVIPLGGLGEIGRNMTVFEFGGKLLIVDCGVLFPEEHHPGVDLILPDFGPIRDRLDDVVAVVLTHGHEDHIGGVPYLLRERGNIPVVGSKLTLALVEPKLREHRLRDVPQHVVAENDVLHLGPFELEFVAVNHSIPDALAVAVKTPAGVALHTGDFKMDQLPLDGRITDLRAFARLGEAGVDLFLTDSTNADVPGFTVAERNITPAIDAVFASSSQRIIVASFASHVHRVQQVLDAAAKHGRKVAYVGRSMVRNMQIARDLGYLHVPDGVVVDKIDAAPPEKMVLMSTGSQGEPMAALSRIANRSHQQVSLEPGDTVLLASSLIPGNENAVYRVIDGLTKLGARVVHKGNALVHVSGHASAGELLYCYNIVKPSNVLPVHGEIRHLHANGALATQTGVPNVLLAEDGYVIDLVDGHASIVGAVECGYVYVDGSSVGEITDSELKDRRILRDEGFISVVVVVDSTNGKIVSGPEIQARGLAEDPSVFDEVTPRIVDAIEQSLRDGTHDTKQLQQVVRRVLGSFAGRKLRRRPMIIPIVLEA
- a CDS encoding sirohydrochlorin chelatase, producing the protein MVIRRSDEALLACSSGHAGVAERAALQALISAVRRDAPSVDVRDTPVEIMSHDETYPPVRVAVPLTLVPHSEVATALEVARGHDPDLVVAPALGPDWTLAELAVQRLIEAGARKDDTIVLGVSGSENDGAISGYSRMARLVSAVWGGPVHVGSIGGKDTPLSDAVDIARAYGRRVVVASYVLTPGRDADQLRQSGADLVTAPVLDGGIPDRRVVDLVLTRFHQALGLGVPAL